TCGAGGTGGGTTCGGAAGCCGGTGACGGCTTCCGGGTCGGCGACCGGGTGGGCATCGCCTGGCTGCGCCACACCTGCGGGGTGTGCAAGTACTGCCGGCGCGGCGACGAGAACCTGTGCCCGCACTCCCGCTACACCGGCTGGGACGCCGACGGCGGTTACGCCGAGTTCGCGACGGTCCCCGCGGCCTTCGCGCATCACCTGCCGAGCGGTTACAGCGACAGCGAGCTGGCGCCGTTGCTGTGTGCCGGCATCATCGGGTACCGGTCGCTACTGCGCGCCGACCTGCCGCCGGGCGGCCGGCTGGGCCTCTACGGCTTCGGCGGCAGCGCCCACATCACCGCCCAGGTCGCGCTGGCGCAGGGCGCCGAGGTGCACGTCATGACCCGGGGGGAGGACGCCCGCAAGCTGGCGCTCGAGCTGGGCGCGGCGTCGGCCCAGGGGGCCGCCGACCCGCCGCCGGTGCCGCTGGACGCGGCGATCCTCTTCGCCCCGGTCGGCGAACTGGTGCTGCCCGCGCTCGAGGGGCTGGACCGCGGCGGCACCCTGTCCATCGCGGGCATTCACCTCTCCGACATCCCGCCGCTGAACTACCAGCGCCACCTCTTCCAGGAACGCCAGGTCCGCTCGGTCACCTCGAACACGCGGGCCGACGCGCGCGCGTTCCTGGATTTCGCGCGGGAGCACCACATCGAGGTGACGACGCCCGAATACTCGCTCGACCAGGCCGACAAGGCCCTGGGCGATCTGAGCGCCGGGCGCATCGCCGGGGCGGCCGTGCTGCTGGTGTGATCGGCCCTACGACAGGTGCCAGACCAGCGCCGCCGCCAGGGCGCCGAGCCCGTTGAGGGACCAGTGCAGCGCGATCGGGGCGATCAGGCTGCCGCTGCGGCGGCGCAGCCAGCTGAAGACGAACCCGGCGGCGCCAGTGGCCAGCACCGCGCCAACCACGCCGGCCAGCATCCCGGCGATCCCGCCGCCGAGTATGTGAGTGAAGCCAACGTTGCTGCTGGTGAGCCCCAGCGACGTGGCCACGTGCCAGAGCCCGAACAACAGCGAGCCGGCCAGCGCGACGCCGCGGAAGCCCCACGCCCGGTGCAGCGCGCCGTGCAGCACGCCGCGGAAGGCCAGCTCCTCGGGGATGACGGTCTGCAGCGGGATGACGACCATCGAGGCGATCAGCGCTCCCGAGACGGTGGCGTACCGGTGGTTCAGGAACATGGGCCGGGTCATCGGCAGCAGCACGCCGACGGCGATCACCGACGCCACGACCGCCACGGCGGCCAGCGCGTAGCCCGCCCCGGACTTCCAGTGCTCCCGCCCCAGGCCGAGGTCGACCCAGTCCAGGCCGTTGGCGCGCATCAATGCCACCAGGCCGAGCGCGGCGGCCGGAACGATCGCGATGCTCGCCCACGGTGTGGTGAAGTGCGCGACGAGGTTGGTGAGCACGAGCACGACGACGACGACGGCGATATCGAGGCGGACCCGGAACCGGTGCAGCGCCGAAAGCTGCGCGACCACGTGGTGGGTGTCAGCGGCAGCGAGCGCGTCGGGCATCCGACCAGTTTACCCGTGGACCCGGCCGCCGCCGGTTCGCCGAAATCGCCGCCGCGGTCGCATCCTCGCCCGAAGCACAGCCGTCGCGGCAATCTCGGCGCCGCTGCTCCCTCAGCTCCCACTCACATGGGTTGCCTCGCTCGCATCACTCAACTCCCAGGTCCAGCCGGCGATCTGCGGATCGTCCTCGCCGTGCTCGCGGGTGTAGCTGCGCGCGGCCAGCCGGGCGTCGACCATGCGCTGGCGCAGCACGGCCGCCCGGCTGCCCAGCCCGTCGACCCGGTCGATCACGTCCGTGACGAGGTGGAACCGATCCAGGTCGTTGAGCATCACCATGTCGAACGGCGTGGTCGTGGTGCCGCGCTCCTTGAAGCCGCGCACGTGGATGTGCCCATGGTTGGTGCGGCGGTAGGTGAGCCGGTGGATCAGCCAGGGGTAGCCGTGGTAGGCGAAGATGACGGGCTTGTCGCGCGTAAACAGCGCGTCGAATTCCCGGTCCGGCAGGCCGTGCGGGTGCTCCGACTCCGGCTGTAACCGCATCAGATCGACAACGTTGACCACCCGGACGGCCAGGTCGGGCAGCTCGCGACGCAGGATGTCGGCGGCGGCAAGGGTCTCCAGCGTCGGGACGTCCCCGGCGCAGGCCAAGACCACATCGGGTTCGGCGGTGGCCGTGCTCGCCCACTGCCACACGCCCACGCCGCGGGCGCAGTGCGCGATGGCCTGATCCATGTCGAGGTAGGCCAGCGCGGGCTGCTTGCCGGCCACGATGACGTTGACATAGTCGCGGCTGCGCAGGCAGTGGTCGGCGACCGACAGCAACGTGTTGCCGTCCGGCGGCAGGTATACCCGCGTCACTTCGGGCCGCTTGTTGGCGACCAGGTCGATGAACCCGGGATCCTGATGCGACGCGCCGTTGTGGTCCTGGCGCCAGACGTGGGAGCTCAGCAGGTAGTTCAGCGAGGCGATCGGCCGCCGCCACGGCAGGTCGCGGCTGATGGACAGCCATTTCGTGTGTTGATTGAACATCGAGTCGACAATGTGCACGAACGCCTCGTAGCAATTGAACAGGCCGTGCCGGCCCGTCAGCAGGTAGCCTTCCAGCCAGCCCTGGCACAGGTGCTCGGAGAGCACCTCCATCACGCGCCCGTCCGGTGCGAGGTTCTCGTCATCGGGGCCGATCTCCGAAAGCCATACCTTGGCCGTCGACCCGTAGACGGCGTCCAGCCGGTTGGACGCGGTCTCGTCGGGACCCATGAGCCGGAACCGATCCGCGTTGCGGGCGATCACGTCCCGCAGGAACGTGCCGAGCACCCGGGTGGCCTCGTGCATCTCTGCGGCCGGCCGCGCCACCTGCACCGCGTAGTCGCGGAAGTCCGGCAGGTCCAGATCGTGAAGCAGCAGCCCGCCATTGGCATGCGGGTTCGCGCTCATCCGGCGATCGCCGGCGGGCGCCAGCGCCCGCAATTCGGGCCGCAGGGCGCCGTCGCCGTCGAACAACTCCTC
This genomic window from Mycobacterium saskatchewanense contains:
- a CDS encoding zinc-binding alcohol dehydrogenase family protein, whose translation is MAATVTATTMRAWRVRQPGPMATEPLERVTAEVPRPAPSELLVAVRACGVCRTDLHVTEGDLPVHRDRVTPGHEVVGEVVEVGSEAGDGFRVGDRVGIAWLRHTCGVCKYCRRGDENLCPHSRYTGWDADGGYAEFATVPAAFAHHLPSGYSDSELAPLLCAGIIGYRSLLRADLPPGGRLGLYGFGGSAHITAQVALAQGAEVHVMTRGEDARKLALELGAASAQGAADPPPVPLDAAILFAPVGELVLPALEGLDRGGTLSIAGIHLSDIPPLNYQRHLFQERQVRSVTSNTRADARAFLDFAREHHIEVTTPEYSLDQADKALGDLSAGRIAGAAVLLV
- a CDS encoding CPBP family intramembrane glutamic endopeptidase, with product MPDALAAADTHHVVAQLSALHRFRVRLDIAVVVVVLVLTNLVAHFTTPWASIAIVPAAALGLVALMRANGLDWVDLGLGREHWKSGAGYALAAVAVVASVIAVGVLLPMTRPMFLNHRYATVSGALIASMVVIPLQTVIPEELAFRGVLHGALHRAWGFRGVALAGSLLFGLWHVATSLGLTSSNVGFTHILGGGIAGMLAGVVGAVLATGAAGFVFSWLRRRSGSLIAPIALHWSLNGLGALAAALVWHLS
- a CDS encoding phosphoketolase family protein, giving the protein MTAETAATPTTATLSDDELDLLNAYWRAANYLSVGQIYLLDNPLLREPLSSDHVKPRLLGHWGTTPALNLIYAHLNRIIRRRDANVIYVTGPGHGGPALVANAYLEGTYSEVYTGIEEDAEGLRKLFRQFSFPGGIPSHVAAQTPGSIHEGGELGYALVHAYGAAFDNPDLVVACVVGDGEAETGPLAASWHSNKFLNPATDGAVLPILQLNGYKIANPTVLARIPHQELESLLRGYGYRPITVAGDDPAHVHRQLAAALDDAFDDIAAIQDAARRGDRAQRPVWPMIVLRTPKGWTGPKVVDGKKVEGTWRAHQVPLAETHDNPEHRAQLEEWLRSYRAEELFDGDGALRPELRALAPAGDRRMSANPHANGGLLLHDLDLPDFRDYAVQVARPAAEMHEATRVLGTFLRDVIARNADRFRLMGPDETASNRLDAVYGSTAKVWLSEIGPDDENLAPDGRVMEVLSEHLCQGWLEGYLLTGRHGLFNCYEAFVHIVDSMFNQHTKWLSISRDLPWRRPIASLNYLLSSHVWRQDHNGASHQDPGFIDLVANKRPEVTRVYLPPDGNTLLSVADHCLRSRDYVNVIVAGKQPALAYLDMDQAIAHCARGVGVWQWASTATAEPDVVLACAGDVPTLETLAAADILRRELPDLAVRVVNVVDLMRLQPESEHPHGLPDREFDALFTRDKPVIFAYHGYPWLIHRLTYRRTNHGHIHVRGFKERGTTTTPFDMVMLNDLDRFHLVTDVIDRVDGLGSRAAVLRQRMVDARLAARSYTREHGEDDPQIAGWTWELSDASEATHVSGS